Part of the Pseudodesulfovibrio mercurii genome is shown below.
CTTGTTGCGGTTGAAGCGGAAGACCTGGGGTCCGGCGAAGTCCTCGACGAAACCGGCGGCCTCGATCCGTTCACGCACGTAGTCCATGACCAGCCGTTCGGTCTTGCACTCGCTCAGGAACCGGACGTAGTCGATGGCCATGGCGTCCATGGCCGCACGGTGCTCGTCCGAGGCGTAGGCCTCCCAGGCGGACCTGGGTTCGTATTCCAGTTGCTGCTTGCTCATGACGTATCCTCGTTATTTGGTCAGCGCGTCCACTGCCTGCTTCAGGGCGTGGGCGGCCAGCTTGAGTTCGGAGGACCCCAGGGTGCGGGGGTCCAGCAAAAATTCGTCGTCCTCGATGCGCGCCACCAGTGGCGGGTCGGTGTCGAGGAGCGCGCCGCGCAGGGCCTCCGGGGGAATCCCCCGCACGGACACGGTGACCATGGTGCCGGGCAGGTCGTACTCCGGGAAGGAGCCGCCGCCCACACGGGAGAAGCCCTTCTTCATGCCCACCTCGGCCCGCTCGCCCAGGGACTCGCGCACGGCCTCGGCCAGCCGCCGGGCCTTGGACTTGAGGGCCTCGGGCGAGGCGGTGATCATGTTCAGGGTGGGGACCTTGCGCCGGGCCTCGTCCATGTCGAGGTACAGCCGCAGGGTCGCCTCCAGGGCGGCCAGGGTCATCTTGTCGATGCGCACGGCCCGGTTGATGGGGTTCTTCTTGATGCGGTCGATGTACTCCCGGCGGCCGACGATGACGCCCGCCTGGGGACCTCCCAGGACCTTGTCGCCCGAGAACGAGACCACATCCGCGCCCTGGGCGACCACCTGCTGCACCGTGGGCTCGCCGAGCAGCCCCTCCCCCGCCAGGGAATAGAGGGTGCCGGAGCCCAGGTCCTCGATGACCGGGAGCCCGTAACGGTCGCCGAGCACGCGCATCTCGGCCAGGGAGACCTCCTTGGTGAACCCGACCACGCGGAAATTGGAGGTATGCACGCGCATGAGCGCGGCGGTCTCGTCGCCGATGGCGTTCTCGTAGTCGTGCACGTGGGTCCGGTTGGTGGCCCCGACCTCGCGCAGCCGCGCCCCGGACTTGACCATGACGTCCGGGATGCGGAATGAGCCGCCGATCTCGACCAGCTGGCCGCGCGAGACGATGACCTCGCGCCCCCTGGCCAGGGTTTCGAGCATGATGAACACGGCGGCCGCGTTGTTGTTGACCACCAGGGCGGCCTCGGCCCCGGTGATGTCGCACAAGATCTTCTCCACGTGGGAGTAGCGGCTGCCGCGTTTGCCCGTGGACAGGTCGAACTCGCAGTTGGAGTAGTGCCCGCAGGCCTCGGCCACGGCGTCGATGGCCGACTTGGCCAGCAGGGAGCGGCCCAGGTTGGTGTGGATGACCACGCCCGTGGCGTTGAGCACCCGGCGGAAATGGGGCCGCGCCTTGGACCGCACGTAGGCGGTCAGCCGGGGCGACAGCGCCTTGGCCGAAAGCTGTCCGGCCTCGGTGAACGCACCCGCGCGGATCTCCTCGCGGCAGATGTCCAGAAACTCGTTGACCAGATTCTTGACCAGGGGACGAGGCAATTCGCTTATGCCCTCGATCCTGCCCAGGACCGAGAGGACCTCGTCCACGGACGGCAGGTGCCTGAAAAGATTGCTCATGCGTCTTCCAATGTTAGGCGGTGAGAAAACGAGGATTCAGGATATAGAACTCGGCCAGCAAATACAAGGACCCGCAGACCAGTGTCGGTCCGGAAAGTTCAGGCTCCGCGTCCAGTGCCGCCTGCAACGACTCCGACGCCGAGGCGCGCCCACCGATGGCGGCCGCGATGGCCCGGTTGTCCGCGGCCCGCTCGCCGTGCATGGCCGGGACCAGGATGGGCCCTTCGGTCAGGGTGCGGATGAGCGGCAGCATGTCGGTCAGATTCTTGTCGCGCAGACAGGCGAAGACGAGCTTGCCCGGACGCACGCCCTCGGCCCGGATGGCCGCGTTCAGGGCGACCAGGGCGTGGGCGTTGTGCGCCCCGTCCAGGATGATCTCCCGGCCGTCCAGGTTCACGGACTGGAACCGGCCCGGCAGGAAGGCGCTCTCCAGGCCGAACCGCTCCGTGTCGTGGTCCGTGCGCAGGGACCGGCCCGCCGCGAACCAGCGCCAGCCGGCCAGGGCCAGCCGGGCATTGGTCGTCTGGTGGATGCCCCTGAGGCCCAGGCGTACGTGGTCCACGGGATCGGCCGCGTCCACGGCGTAGACCAGCCGCGCACGGACCGCCTCGGCCCGCTCCTGCAGCCGGATCATGGCCTCGGGCTCCTGGGGGCCGGTCAGGGCCACCCCGCCCTCGCGGATGGCCCCGGCCTTGTCCCCGGCGATGTCCGAGAGCGTGGGCCCGAGGATCTTCTCGTGGTCCATGCCGATGGGCGTGAACAGGGTCAGGCCCGGCGCGAACACGTTGGTCGCGTCATAGCGCCCGCCCAGCCCGGCCTCCATGACGGCCAGGTCCACCCCGGCCCGCTCGAAGGCCAGCATGGCCAGGCAGGTCTGGAATTCGAAATAGGTCAGGTCCTCGGCGCCGGGCACGGTCATGGCCTCGTTGGCAAGCTCCAGCCAGGCCTGCTCCGAGAGCATGCGCCGGTTGACCTGGATGCGTTCCCTGGGGGTGACGAAGTGCGGCGAGGTGAAGGTACCGACCTTCTGTCCGTGGGCCCGGGCCAGGGAGGTCAGGAAGGCGGCGGTGGACCCCTTGCCGTTGGTCCCGACCACGTGGACCACCGGGATGTCGGGCTGGCCCCGGACCGCCCAGAAGGCCTCCATGCGGCCCAGCGTCAGGTCCATGCGGAACAGGCCGAGCCGGTCCATGTAGGCGGAGAGTTCGGAAAAGGTGCTGAAGTGTGTCACGAGGGGGTTCCTATCAGGAAAGCGGCCGGTATGGAACTCCCGGAACACGGTTCCGGCCGCCTACCCGGTACGTTGCAACGCATTATAATCTGCCGCATCCCCATGGCGCAAAGGGAAACAAGTGTGCTAGTCGCTGAAGGGACTACCTTTCAAGGAGAAAGCGATGCTCAGAAAGATCACGATCAAAACCAGAATCCTCTTGCTCATTTGCTGTATCGTCCTGTTCACCGCGGGCTTCACCCTGGCCTTCCTGGACGGCGTGACCAAAGTCAAGGAGGTGGGCGTGGACTTCGCCACCAAGGCCATGCTCGAGGGCGAAAAGCGCAAGCTCGAGGTCGCCACCCTGTCCATGGCCGGCACCCTGGGCACGGCCCTGGCCGACGTGACCGACCCCGAGGCGCGGGTCGCCCTGATCCGCAAACTGGTGGACAAGATCCGCTTCGAGAATGACAAGTCCGGCTATTTCTTCGTCTACGACAAGACGGTCAACGTCTGCCTGCCCACGGCCCACGACAAGCAGGGCAAGGACCTGAGCGGGCTCAAGGACCCCAACGGGTTCCAGCTGGTGGTCGAACTGAACAAGGTGGCCCACGCGGGCGGCGGGTTCGTGACCTACATCTGGCCCAAGCCCGGCAAGGGCGACCAGCCCAAGCTCTCCTACGCCACGCTCATCCCCGGCACGGACATGTGGATCGGCACCGGCGTGTACCTCGACAACGTGAACGAGGAGGAACAGAACATCACCGCCAGGATCGAGGACATCGTCTCCAGGTACGTCTGGGGCATCGGCGGGGCCATCCTCGGCGTGTTCGCCCTGCTCCTCCTGCCCTTCTGCCTGTTCATCGTCCGGTCCATCGTCCAGCCCCTGAACGAGGCGCTGGAACTGGCCGACCAGGTGGCCTCGGGCGACCTGACCCGCAACATCTCTTCCCAATACAAGGATGAACCCGGCAGGCTGACCGCCTCCCTGGGGGTCATGGTCCGCCGCCTGCGGCAGATCGTGGGTCAGGCCAAGGACGGCGCGGACCAGGTGGCCTCGGGCAGCACCGAGGTGACCGACTCGGCCACGGCCCTGGCCGACGGGGCCAACCGCCAGGCCGCCTCGGTGGAGCAGGTCTCCGCATCCATGGAGGAGATGATCGGCCAGATCGGCCGGAACACGGAAAACGCCGCCCAGACCGAGCGCATGGCCCACCAGACGGCCCTGGACGCGCAAAAGGGCGGCGACACGGTCATGGAGGCGGTCCACTCCATCAAGAACATCGCCGAGAAGATCTCCATCATCGAGGAGATAGCACGGCAGACCAACCTCCTGGCCCTGAACGCGGCCATCGAGGCAGCCCGCGCGGGCGAGGCGGGCAAGGGGTTCGCCGTGGTCGCGGCCGAGGTGCGCAAGCTGGCCGAACGCAGCGGCGCGGCCGCGGCCGAGATCGGCGAGCTGTCCACCACCACCCTGGCCAAGGCGGACGAGGCCGGGGCCATGCTTACCCGCATGGTCCCCGACATCCGCAAGACCGCCGACCTGGTCCAGGAGATCTCGACGGCCAGCATGGAGCAGAACGCCGGGGCCCAGGAGATCAACAAGGCCGTCCAGGAACTGGACAACGTCATCCAGCAGAACGCCGGGGCCTCGGAAAAGCTGGCCTCGGCCGCCAGGGAGTTCACCTCCCAGGCCGCCCAGCTCCAGCAGGGCATGCAGTACTTCACCATCGACTCCCGGTCCGCGCGGTCCGTCGAGCGGCCCGTCGTGCCCCCCGCGCCCGTCGCCCGAACACAGGCCGTCCGCCCCGTCCGGGCCCAGCTGCCGCCCTCCCGGCCCCAGGCGCCCGATGCCCAGGCGGACCGGGGCGTGGACCTGGACATGAACATGGACGTGGACGACCGGGACTTCGAACGATTCTGAGCCCTTCCTACGACAAGACGAAAACCGGGCGCGCCGCGACAATGCGGCGCGCCCGTTCCGTTTTCGGGGCGATCCGCCGGACTCAAAGGGCCATGAGCAGCCAGTACCACAGGGGGCGGGTCAGGATGGAGAGGGGGACGCCTATGCCGAGCATGGCCGCCGCCAGGCGGGGGCGCGCGCCGTAGGTCATGGCGATGATCCCTCCGGAGATCATCGGGCCCATGCCCGCCTCGAAGATCGTGACCTTGGCGGCCATGTCCGTCAGCCCCAGGACCCAGACGTAGAGAACGAGGATGAGGACCGGCGCGATCATCAGCTTGTACCCCAGCCCGACGAGGAGTTCCCGGCCCTTGCCGCGCAGGGTGTTGAACCGCAGGGTCAGCCCCACGGACAACAGGGCCAGGGGGCTCAGGGTGGAGCCGAGGCGGGAGAGCATGCCTTCGAGCCACGACGGATACGGGACCGCGTGCAGGGCGAAACCGACGGCGATGGCGATGAGCGGAGGAAAGAGCAGGACCTTGCGGACCAGTTCGCGCCCGCTCAGGGTTTGGCTGGAAGCGCCCGCGGCCAGCAGGATGCCCGGCCCGGCCAGGACCATGAAGGAACCCGCCGTGTCGCAGAGCATGCCCACGCCGAGATACTGCGGGCCGAAAAAGGCCTCGATCATGGGCAGCCCCACGAAGGAGGTGTTGCCCAGCCCGCCGGTCAGGGCCAGGCAGGCCACGGTCTTGCGGTCCCAGCCCAGGCGGCGGCCCAGGACGGCGAACAGGACGTAGCCGACGCCGAAGACGATCCAGGCCATGGCCGCGGGCGGGATCAGCCCCGGTCCGAGCGGCAGGTCGTGGGCGTAGAGCAGGGCCAGGGCGGGCAGCGACATGTGGATGATGACCGCGTTCAGCGCGGCGGGACCGTGCTCGCCGATGATCCCGGCCACGCGCAGACCGATACCGAGCAGGAAGCAGACGCCCAACAAGAGAAAATTGTCCATGAAGCACTCCGGATATGGTCAGTCCGTTACCGGGATTTCGCGGCGATTTCAAGGAGTTCCGCCCTCACACGATCCCCGCACCGCCCTTTTGCGCATTTCCCGACAAAAAGTGCTTGCAAACCGCCCGCCCGGCATATATAAGCCTCTTCGCCTGAACGTGCCGAAGTGGTGGAATTGGTAGACACGCATGGTTCAGGACCATGTGGCCGTTCGGCCGTGGAAGTTCGAGTCTTCTCTTCGGCACCAGTAAAGAACAAGGGTTGCGGTTAATACACCGCAACCCTTTTTCTTTTTTATCCGGCAAGTTACGTGATTGTCTTCGTTTCGGCGTGATTTGACCCCAAGGGGTCAAAGTACCCGGAATCGTCTGCCGCCGGAGACGTCACATGCCCCAAACCGCGCGTTCCCCGAACCACCTTTACCGGAACGCGCTCAATCTATTACTTTCACCACGTCATCCCGCACGACCTGCGGAACTCGTTGGGCCGCTCCGAAGTCAGGATGTCCCTACAGACCGACTACCTGGCCGAAGCAAGGCCCAAGGCCCGACTATTGGCCTCGGGCGTAAACCGGATACTGACCAAGATGAGGAACGGTGAACTCCCCATGGATGATTTCGACCCGATAAAAGTGTTCATGAACGACTGGCTCAAGCGTTTCCTGAAAGGAAATGAACACATTGCCATCAACAAGCTCACCCCGCCCATCCACACACGCAATACGTGCCGGGAGATACCGGAAGGATTATCGAAACGCTCAAGGACCTGATGGTGTCCAAAGACTACGCCACCATGCGGAAATACACGATCATGGCGGCTGAAGACGGGGCTTTCGGCCCACCTGACTCGCTCCCCTTGTCCGATGAGTTCGCGCACGAATTCATCAAAACCCTTATCGCCTACTATCGCATCATCAGCCACCGGGCCGAAGGCGATCACACCTTTGAAAAATCCATCCTTCCGCCCGAATCAGTCGCTCCGCAGCCGACACAGGAACCCAAGCCCCAAATCCTGCTTTCCGAAGCCCTGGAACGCTACAAGACGGACAGGATCTCCGCCAAGCGCTGGAGCGAGGGCAGTGCCAAGGCCATCCTGTCCACGCTCAACAGCCTGACCGACATCCTCGGCGACATTCCGGTGGATGAAGTGGACCGGCAAGCTGTGCGCCGATACCCTGCTCCAACTCCCCAGATTTCGGAATAGCAAACGATTCAAGGGCAAGACCATCCAAGAAATGGTCGCCCTTGAACCAGACAATACCGTTGCCGTCAGCACCGTGAATAACAACCTGACCAACATCTCATCATTTTTGACGTGGTGCGAGGACGAGCAGCTCATTCCCACCAACCCGCCCACCGTCTGAAAATCAAAGAAGAAAAGCCGGAAACGGAGCACCGCTCCCCGTACACGACCAACGACTTGAAAAACATCTTCAACGCGCCTCAATATGTTGACGACACATTCCTGCACCCGTCCGACTTCCGGTGCCCTATTCTTTCCCTTTTCACGGGCGCACGGCGTGAGGAGGTATTCCAACTCCACGTTGAAAAGGGTGTGGGTCCTGGACATCAACAAGGAAAAGAATGTTCATGGGTTCTCCAACTTCTTCAAGCAGAAGAAGATGCAGGACGACCCGTTCGAACAGACCTTTGGCCACAAGCTCAACAAGATGTCCGCAGAAATATTTGGCGGGTGTTTCCCGGCCTCCATGTGCTTCGAGGAGGTCATAGCCCACCTCGACTATGGGGTGGACCTGTCTCATCTGGTAAAATCGAAATACGTTCCCAAATGATGGACCTCATTTGACGGTAGTCCTTTTCTCTGATCGGCCCCAAGCCGACGGGAGGAAAGGACGGTTCCGTGGGGGAGATAACTCGCCCAGGCGATTCATCTCACCCATGGAACCTCACGCTTAAAAGGGAAACCCAGTCGAAGCGGGGTCCTGTCACGGACTGCTGCCAAGGTAGGCGCCGGACACATCCCGCCTTCCTGCGGGATGCCCTGCGGTCACTTCGATGTCGTCACGGACTTCGGCGTTGAGCCGGGGCCATTCTTCCCCGGCCTGTCGGATTGGCTTACCCAAGCCAACGCCCGTTCCAAGGCCTCCTGCTGCTTGTCGGACAGATGGGCCAGCGTCCTGGGCCGTCCCCCTTCGTCCCATACTGGACGAGCAGGCTGCGGCCTTCCCTGTTCCAGTCCGTGTCCAGATCGACTTTGGCCGATTCTTCTCGGCGAACGCCCAGTTCCCATTGCAGGCGGATTTGGGCGGCACACCGGGGACCGTATTCATGGGCAAGCTCTTTTCCCAGCTTGTCGATTGCCCCCTGCACGAAGGCGGGGGCAACCGCTTTGCTGTTGGCGTTGGCAATGCTGCCCGGCCGAACGTCGAACACGTCATTGGTCGGGCTGATGCCGGTATTCCCATAGGCCTTGCAAAGGTCACGGGCCGCCGAAAATATGTCGGCGATGCGTCCGTCACCCTTGCCTTCTTCCTGCATTTGCCGGGCAACAGCCGAAAAGTGCTTATTCGTGACATTGGTCCATTTGCGAACCCCGAACCCTGCACGGCGAAGCCGCTTGGCAAAGGCTCGGGCATTCTGACGAACCCTGTGTTGCTTCGAGCGCGGCGCTGAGAGGGTTGCCCTGTTCGCGCCCAGCACCAGAGTGATGGATTTCATGTAAATCTCCTTCCTGAAATTCGGGACAGCGCCCTGGGACAAAGCAGGTCGGACCTTCCCCGTTTGCCGGGAAATGACCTACCTATGGCGTGAATGCGCCACACAACAACCGACACGGGACAAATCAATGTCCGTTTCCCACAGAAGGAAAAATTCTGAGAATCCATTCAATAAGGGGTGCCACCACGCAGGCTCGTTCATCCTGCGCATAAAGCGGTGGTCGTGGGGGAATTTCGACAACGGCAGATTTCTAGATACCTGTCGTTTGTCCGGCGAGGG
Proteins encoded:
- the selA gene encoding L-seryl-tRNA(Sec) selenium transferase, whose translation is MSNLFRHLPSVDEVLSVLGRIEGISELPRPLVKNLVNEFLDICREEIRAGAFTEAGQLSAKALSPRLTAYVRSKARPHFRRVLNATGVVIHTNLGRSLLAKSAIDAVAEACGHYSNCEFDLSTGKRGSRYSHVEKILCDITGAEAALVVNNNAAAVFIMLETLARGREVIVSRGQLVEIGGSFRIPDVMVKSGARLREVGATNRTHVHDYENAIGDETAALMRVHTSNFRVVGFTKEVSLAEMRVLGDRYGLPVIEDLGSGTLYSLAGEGLLGEPTVQQVVAQGADVVSFSGDKVLGGPQAGVIVGRREYIDRIKKNPINRAVRIDKMTLAALEATLRLYLDMDEARRKVPTLNMITASPEALKSKARRLAEAVRESLGERAEVGMKKGFSRVGGGSFPEYDLPGTMVTVSVRGIPPEALRGALLDTDPPLVARIEDDEFLLDPRTLGSSELKLAAHALKQAVDALTK
- a CDS encoding bifunctional folylpolyglutamate synthase/dihydrofolate synthase, translating into MTHFSTFSELSAYMDRLGLFRMDLTLGRMEAFWAVRGQPDIPVVHVVGTNGKGSTAAFLTSLARAHGQKVGTFTSPHFVTPRERIQVNRRMLSEQAWLELANEAMTVPGAEDLTYFEFQTCLAMLAFERAGVDLAVMEAGLGGRYDATNVFAPGLTLFTPIGMDHEKILGPTLSDIAGDKAGAIREGGVALTGPQEPEAMIRLQERAEAVRARLVYAVDAADPVDHVRLGLRGIHQTTNARLALAGWRWFAAGRSLRTDHDTERFGLESAFLPGRFQSVNLDGREIILDGAHNAHALVALNAAIRAEGVRPGKLVFACLRDKNLTDMLPLIRTLTEGPILVPAMHGERAADNRAIAAAIGGRASASESLQAALDAEPELSGPTLVCGSLYLLAEFYILNPRFLTA
- a CDS encoding methyl-accepting chemotaxis protein, with translation MLRKITIKTRILLLICCIVLFTAGFTLAFLDGVTKVKEVGVDFATKAMLEGEKRKLEVATLSMAGTLGTALADVTDPEARVALIRKLVDKIRFENDKSGYFFVYDKTVNVCLPTAHDKQGKDLSGLKDPNGFQLVVELNKVAHAGGGFVTYIWPKPGKGDQPKLSYATLIPGTDMWIGTGVYLDNVNEEEQNITARIEDIVSRYVWGIGGAILGVFALLLLPFCLFIVRSIVQPLNEALELADQVASGDLTRNISSQYKDEPGRLTASLGVMVRRLRQIVGQAKDGADQVASGSTEVTDSATALADGANRQAASVEQVSASMEEMIGQIGRNTENAAQTERMAHQTALDAQKGGDTVMEAVHSIKNIAEKISIIEEIARQTNLLALNAAIEAARAGEAGKGFAVVAAEVRKLAERSGAAAAEIGELSTTTLAKADEAGAMLTRMVPDIRKTADLVQEISTASMEQNAGAQEINKAVQELDNVIQQNAGASEKLASAAREFTSQAAQLQQGMQYFTIDSRSARSVERPVVPPAPVARTQAVRPVRAQLPPSRPQAPDAQADRGVDLDMNMDVDDRDFERF
- a CDS encoding AEC family transporter; translation: MDNFLLLGVCFLLGIGLRVAGIIGEHGPAALNAVIIHMSLPALALLYAHDLPLGPGLIPPAAMAWIVFGVGYVLFAVLGRRLGWDRKTVACLALTGGLGNTSFVGLPMIEAFFGPQYLGVGMLCDTAGSFMVLAGPGILLAAGASSQTLSGRELVRKVLLFPPLIAIAVGFALHAVPYPSWLEGMLSRLGSTLSPLALLSVGLTLRFNTLRGKGRELLVGLGYKLMIAPVLILVLYVWVLGLTDMAAKVTIFEAGMGPMISGGIIAMTYGARPRLAAAMLGIGVPLSILTRPLWYWLLMAL